A window from bacterium encodes these proteins:
- the pyk gene encoding pyruvate kinase — protein sequence MEARKSTKIVATLGPASSSDEVVRRLIEAGVDVFRLNFSHGTHETHLANIERVRRISKEMDRHVALLQDIQGPKIRVGEIKGGQVTLIPGQTFILTTQPLEGNEQMASVSYERLTEDIEPGKRILLDDGLLELQVVEVKPEMLVTRVMVGGPLKPRKGVNFPGSPLKISVLTDKDRRDLAFGAQQGVDLVAASFVQQASDVLEVKDCLAKFGTRTPVIAKIERREAVQALNEIIAVADGVMVARGDLGVEIPVEDVPLVQKQIIKICNLEGKPVITATQMLDSMIHNPRPTRAEASDVANAILDGTDAVMLSNETAAGSYPLEAVETMARIALQVERNVRPTERPELEEEYARPVQDAIAHAATRMVPELNASAIITATFSGSSARHVSKYRPNCPIIAASCNEEVCRQMALVWGVVPMLIAENDNTESLFSEAVDCAKEMGILAPGDLAIMVAGVPMGQAGTTNSIKVEVITSIITRGMGLGQRPISGIARVAQSPREAMAKLEAGDILITHQTDAEWTPAMERASATVVRAGGLTSHAAIVSLELGKPVILGTEDLDKIHDGMVITLDPVRGLVLKGQVKI from the coding sequence ATGGAAGCACGAAAGAGTACCAAGATCGTCGCCACCCTCGGTCCTGCCTCGAGCAGCGACGAGGTGGTCCGCCGCCTGATCGAGGCCGGGGTGGACGTGTTCCGCCTCAACTTCTCGCACGGCACCCACGAGACCCACCTGGCGAACATCGAGCGGGTCCGCCGCATCTCCAAGGAGATGGATCGGCACGTCGCCCTGTTGCAGGACATCCAGGGTCCCAAGATCCGCGTCGGCGAGATCAAGGGCGGCCAGGTGACCCTCATCCCGGGCCAGACCTTCATCCTGACCACCCAGCCCCTCGAGGGCAACGAGCAGATGGCGTCGGTCTCGTACGAGCGCCTCACCGAGGACATCGAGCCCGGTAAGCGCATCCTCCTGGATGACGGCCTGCTCGAGCTGCAGGTGGTCGAGGTCAAGCCCGAGATGCTCGTCACCCGCGTGATGGTCGGCGGCCCCCTCAAGCCGCGCAAGGGCGTCAACTTCCCCGGCAGCCCCCTCAAGATCTCGGTCCTGACCGACAAGGATCGCCGGGACCTGGCCTTCGGCGCCCAGCAGGGCGTCGACCTGGTCGCGGCCTCCTTCGTCCAGCAGGCCTCCGACGTGCTCGAGGTCAAGGACTGCCTCGCCAAGTTCGGCACCCGCACCCCGGTCATCGCCAAGATCGAGCGCCGTGAGGCCGTCCAGGCCCTCAACGAGATCATCGCGGTCGCCGACGGGGTCATGGTCGCCCGTGGCGATCTGGGCGTCGAGATCCCGGTCGAGGACGTGCCCCTGGTCCAGAAGCAGATCATCAAGATCTGCAACCTGGAGGGCAAGCCCGTCATCACGGCCACCCAGATGCTCGACTCGATGATCCACAACCCGCGCCCCACCCGCGCCGAGGCCTCGGACGTGGCGAACGCCATCCTCGACGGCACCGACGCGGTCATGCTCTCCAACGAGACGGCGGCCGGCTCGTATCCGCTCGAAGCGGTCGAGACCATGGCCCGCATCGCCCTGCAGGTCGAGCGGAACGTGCGCCCCACCGAGCGTCCTGAACTCGAAGAGGAGTACGCGCGCCCGGTGCAGGATGCGATCGCCCACGCCGCGACCCGCATGGTGCCCGAGCTCAACGCCTCGGCCATCATCACGGCGACCTTCTCGGGCTCGAGTGCGCGTCACGTCTCCAAGTACCGCCCCAACTGTCCGATCATCGCGGCCTCCTGCAACGAGGAAGTCTGCCGGCAGATGGCCCTGGTCTGGGGCGTGGTGCCCATGCTCATCGCCGAGAACGACAACACCGAGTCGCTCTTCAGCGAGGCGGTCGATTGCGCCAAGGAGATGGGGATCCTCGCCCCCGGGGACCTCGCGATCATGGTCGCCGGCGTCCCCATGGGCCAGGCCGGCACCACCAACTCGATCAAGGTCGAGGTCATCACCAGCATCATCACCCGCGGCATGGGCCTCGGCCAGCGGCCGATCAGCGGGATCGCCCGCGTCGCCCAGTCCCCCCGCGAGGCCATGGCCAAGCTCGAAGCCGGCGACATCCTGATCACCCATCAGACCGACGCTGAGTGGACGCCTGCTATGGAGCGCGCGAGCGCCACGGTGGTGCGCGCGGGCGGCCTGACGAGCCACGCCGCCA
- a CDS encoding RNA-binding S4 domain-containing protein translates to MRLDKWLKLSRVIKRRTVANEVCDQGRVTINGRPAKAAADVKPGDRLEIQFGGKTLKLEILLVPSTPVAAKSASELYRLEGDVAAID, encoded by the coding sequence ATGCGGCTCGACAAGTGGCTCAAGCTCTCGCGGGTCATCAAGCGGCGCACCGTGGCCAACGAGGTTTGTGACCAGGGCCGGGTGACGATCAACGGTCGTCCCGCCAAGGCCGCGGCTGACGTGAAGCCTGGCGATCGCCTCGAGATCCAGTTCGGGGGCAAGACCCTCAAGCTCGAGATCCTGCTGGTGCCCAGCACCCCGGTCGCCGCCAAGAGCGCCTCGGAGCTCTACCGCCTCGAAGGCGACGTCGCCGCCATCGACTAA
- the eno gene encoding phosphopyruvate hydratase: MTSTLIEDIYAREILDSRGNPTVEVDVVLTGGASGRAAVPSGASTGAHEAVELRDTNEPSRYDGKGVLRAVDNVNEVIANELAGMDAMDQIEIDEAMIQIDGTRNKAKLGANAILGVSMAIAKASANATGLPLYRYMGGMGARTLPVPMMNILNGGAHADNPIDIQEFMIMPVGAASFAEALRTGTEIFHQLKKVLRRRGLNTAVGDEGGFAPMIKTAEEALDLIVEAISQAGYSAGGDVLLALDVASTEFYKDGVYRFEGEGVNRSREQMVDYLAGLCDRYPIISIEDGMAEDDWDGWRLLTERLGERVQLVGDDLFVTNPDRLSRGIAEGIANAILVKVNQIGTLTETLTTIEMAKRAGYGVVISHRSGETEDTTLADLAVATNAGQIKTGSASRSDRIAKYNQLLRIEEELGEGAVYPGREAFYNLG, encoded by the coding sequence ATGACCAGCACCTTGATCGAAGACATCTACGCACGCGAGATCCTGGATTCGCGGGGCAACCCCACCGTCGAAGTCGACGTGGTGCTGACCGGGGGCGCCTCGGGTCGCGCGGCCGTGCCCTCGGGCGCCTCGACCGGCGCCCACGAGGCCGTCGAGCTGCGTGACACGAACGAGCCCAGCCGCTACGACGGCAAGGGCGTGCTGCGCGCCGTGGACAACGTCAACGAAGTCATCGCCAACGAGCTCGCCGGCATGGACGCCATGGACCAGATCGAGATCGACGAGGCCATGATCCAGATCGACGGCACCCGCAACAAGGCCAAGCTCGGCGCCAACGCCATCCTCGGCGTGAGCATGGCGATCGCCAAGGCCTCGGCCAACGCGACCGGCCTGCCCCTCTACCGCTACATGGGCGGCATGGGCGCTCGCACCCTGCCCGTGCCGATGATGAACATCCTCAACGGCGGCGCTCACGCCGACAACCCCATCGACATCCAGGAGTTCATGATCATGCCCGTGGGCGCCGCCTCGTTCGCCGAGGCCCTGCGCACCGGCACCGAGATCTTCCACCAGCTCAAGAAGGTCCTGCGCCGCCGCGGCCTCAACACCGCCGTCGGCGACGAGGGCGGCTTCGCCCCCATGATCAAGACCGCCGAAGAGGCCCTGGACCTCATCGTCGAGGCCATCTCCCAGGCGGGCTACTCGGCCGGCGGCGACGTGCTGCTCGCGCTCGACGTGGCCTCCACTGAGTTCTACAAGGACGGCGTCTACCGCTTCGAGGGCGAGGGTGTCAACCGCAGCCGCGAGCAGATGGTCGATTACCTCGCGGGCCTCTGCGATCGCTACCCCATCATCTCGATCGAAGACGGCATGGCCGAGGACGACTGGGATGGCTGGCGCCTTCTCACCGAGCGTCTGGGCGAGCGCGTCCAGCTGGTCGGTGACGACCTGTTCGTGACCAACCCCGATCGCCTCTCGCGCGGCATCGCCGAAGGCATCGCCAACGCCATCCTCGTCAAGGTCAACCAGATCGGCACCCTGACCGAGACCCTCACCACCATCGAGATGGCCAAGCGCGCCGGTTACGGCGTCGTCATCAGCCACCGCTCGGGTGAGACCGAGGACACCACCCTCGCGGACCTCGCGGTCGCCACCAACGCCGGCCAGATCAAGACGGGTTCGGCCTCGCGCTCGGACCGTATCGCCAAGTACAACCAGCTCCTGCGCATCGAAGAAGAGCTCGGCGAAGGAGCCGTCTATCCCGGTCGCGAAGCCTTCTACAACCTCGGCTAA
- a CDS encoding aminoacetone oxidase family FAD-binding enzyme gives MTHPAHIVVVGAGGAGMMAAIAAARAGASVTLLEKTKRVGYKIIISGKGRCNITNAEPSVKELVQHYPGGGRFLWSLLSRFDTQDAVRFFEDLGVKTKRDRGGRIFPDSDKSTDVVEALQREMIRLGVTLRLEAPGKAIRTEDGRVTGIELQSGEVVPADALIITVGGQSFPGTGSTGDGYTMARETGHQVVDPFPALVPLKVAGVKELADLELRNVKATVVADGKATLDRQGEMRFAHFGLTGPIILYLSRHAVLAQKQGKKVEIHLNLKPALTREQLDAGLRRDWEAAPRATLAEAMKERLPERLIPFFLQAAGAEATKRVSEVTRQERNRILDTFQRWVFPVICALSKEVAEVTAGGVDLKQVDGKTMESKLVKGLYWAGEVLDVDGYIGGYNLQAAWSTGWAAGLAAARQVLSPEDPEQVLISVTR, from the coding sequence ATGACTCATCCTGCTCATATCGTGGTGGTAGGCGCCGGCGGCGCCGGCATGATGGCGGCGATCGCCGCCGCGCGCGCCGGAGCCTCGGTCACCTTGCTCGAGAAGACCAAGCGTGTCGGCTACAAGATCATCATCTCCGGCAAGGGGCGCTGCAATATCACCAACGCCGAGCCCAGCGTCAAGGAGCTGGTCCAGCACTACCCGGGCGGCGGTCGCTTCCTGTGGAGCCTGCTGTCGCGCTTCGACACCCAGGACGCGGTGCGCTTCTTCGAGGACCTCGGGGTCAAGACCAAGCGCGATCGCGGCGGCCGGATCTTCCCGGATTCGGACAAGTCCACCGACGTGGTCGAGGCCCTGCAGCGCGAGATGATTCGCCTCGGCGTCACCCTCAGGCTCGAAGCTCCCGGCAAGGCGATCCGCACGGAGGACGGCCGGGTGACGGGCATCGAGTTGCAATCGGGCGAGGTCGTCCCAGCGGACGCCCTGATCATCACGGTCGGGGGTCAGTCCTTCCCCGGCACCGGCTCGACCGGCGACGGCTACACCATGGCCCGCGAGACCGGCCACCAGGTGGTCGATCCCTTCCCCGCCTTGGTCCCCCTCAAGGTCGCGGGCGTCAAGGAGCTGGCCGACCTGGAGCTGCGAAACGTCAAGGCGACGGTCGTCGCGGACGGCAAGGCCACGCTCGATCGCCAGGGCGAGATGCGCTTCGCCCACTTTGGTCTGACGGGCCCCATCATCCTGTACCTGAGCCGCCATGCGGTGCTTGCTCAGAAGCAGGGCAAGAAGGTCGAGATCCACCTGAACTTGAAGCCGGCGCTCACCCGCGAGCAGCTGGACGCGGGCCTGCGCCGGGACTGGGAGGCCGCCCCCCGGGCGACGCTCGCCGAGGCCATGAAGGAGCGTCTGCCCGAGCGCTTGATCCCCTTCTTCCTCCAGGCGGCAGGAGCCGAAGCCACCAAGCGCGTTTCGGAAGTGACCCGCCAGGAGCGCAACCGGATCCTCGATACCTTCCAGCGCTGGGTCTTCCCCGTGATCTGCGCGCTCTCGAAGGAAGTGGCCGAGGTGACGGCCGGCGGGGTGGATCTCAAGCAGGTCGATGGCAAGACCATGGAGTCCAAGCTGGTCAAGGGGCTGTACTGGGCCGGTGAGGTCCTGGACGTGGATGGCTACATCGGGGGCTACAACCTCCAGGCCGCCTGGTCCACGGGCTGGGCCGCAGGCCTTGCGGCTGCGCGTCAGGTACTTTCCCCCGAGGATCCTGAGCAGGTCTTGATCAGCGTCACCCGTTAG
- the gatC gene encoding Asp-tRNA(Asn)/Glu-tRNA(Gln) amidotransferase subunit GatC, with the protein MITQDTVHHVAKLARLELEPAEEAMFTEQLGAILGYVEQLQELDTTGVAPTAHPLPLRNVTRGDVLAPSLTQAEVLQNAPAAEQGMFRVPKILSE; encoded by the coding sequence ATGATCACCCAAGACACCGTCCACCACGTGGCCAAGCTCGCGCGCCTCGAACTGGAGCCTGCCGAGGAGGCGATGTTCACCGAGCAACTGGGCGCCATCCTCGGCTACGTGGAGCAGCTCCAGGAGCTGGACACCACCGGCGTGGCCCCCACGGCCCATCCGCTGCCGCTGCGCAACGTGACCCGCGGCGACGTGCTCGCCCCCAGCCTGACGCAGGCCGAGGTCCTCCAGAACGCCCCTGCTGCCGAGCAGGGCATGTTCCGCGTTCCCAAGATTCTTAGCGAGTAA